The sequence AGCTGGGCGTAACCAGCAAAGACGTGCGCGAGATGGAGTCTCGCATGGCGGCGCAGGACATGACGTTCGATCCGACTCCGGACGACGAGGCCCGCGATGGCCAGTCGATGGCGCCGGTGCTGTACCTGCAGGACAAGAGCTCAGACTTCGCTGAAGGCATTGAGGAAGATAACTGGGAAAGCAACGCCGCAGACAAACTGGCCTATGCGCTGGAAGGTCTGGACGAGCGCAGCCAGCATATCATCCGCGCCCGCTGGCTCGACGACGACAACAAGTCGACGCTGCAGGAGCTGGCCGATCAGTACGGTGTTTCCGCCGAGCGCGTGCGCCAGCTGGAAAAGAACGCCATGAAGAAATTGAAAATGGCGATTGAAGCCTGAGTCGATGCGATATTCGAAAAAAAAGCCCGGCAAGCCGGGCTTTTTCATGCCTGAAATTCGGCGTTATGGCGCCACGGCGGCGAAGTCCGGCGCTGGGCAGTCGTAGCCGAATTTCGCCGCCCACGGGTAGCGAGTGCCGGTGTTGATGTAGCGTTGATAAAGCGCCCGGCCGGTTTTGGCGTCGCGCTTGATAACCCAGCTGGCGGCGTTACACAGCACGGCGGCATAGGCCTGGCTTTTCGGCGGCAGCAGATCGGCCGCCTGTTGCGCCAGCCCCACCGCCTGCCAGCGATAGTGCAGGAAACGGTTGTCCTGCGCCGGCAGCGCCGCCTTGGCGCGCGCCGCTTCTGCGCTGTCGATCCAGCTTTTATGCTTCAGCTCGCGAGTATCGAACGCATCCCCCAGATAGGAATAGCCAGCGCCATAGATGGCGTAGTCCGGTGTCATCTCATAGCCGGTAAACTCCAGCCCCTGGGCGCGCAGCAGGTTGGCCGCGCGATAGTAAGCTTGCGCGCGTGCCAGCGGCGCGGCGGACTTGTCCTTGGCGGCCTTCAGCTCATTGGCGTACTGCTGCGCCGCTTGCCGGTAGTTGGGGATATCGAAATAGTCCTGCGCTTCCGCGGCCCGCCCGGCGCGCATCAAGCGCCGCGCCAGCAGTTCGCGCAGCTGAACTTCCGGCGTGATTTGCTGGCCGCCACCGTAGTCGTCCGGGTTAACCGGCTTGAGCGGCGTCGTCGGCGCCGGGGCGTGCTTATCGACAAAGCCTTTCAACTCATCGACGGTCAGCACGCGCTCTGCCACATCGGCCACGTCGGCCCAGTAGAGCGCTTTGCCGCGATAAAGCAGGTCCATCGCCTGCAGATAGTCGCCGCGGTTCAGCGCCAGGATAGCCTGTTCGCCGGCCACCCGGCACTCGGGGACGATGGTTTCCGCGACAAAGTCGGCGTTACGCTGTTCGCCCCAGCTTTCGTCGGCGGGGAACGCGCTTGCCGCCTTGGCGTAGGCGGCGGTGGCGGCTTTCACGTCGCCGTCGCGCAGCGCCATTTTGGCGCGCAGCCACCACGCCAGGCCACCGTCGCCGGCGTTTTTCAGCAGGCTCGCCGCCATCGGGTATTGCCCGGAGCGGTAGGCCAATGCCGCCAGCCGATCGCTGCCGGCGAAGCCGCTTTTCACCGTGCCGTCCAGCAGCGTCAGGATCTGGCTGATGATCTGGGCAGAGCGGCCGTTGCCGTCGGTATCCGCCATTTGCAGGTTGCCGCTGCGGGCGAACAGCTCAATGGTCACCAGCTGCTGGATCAACGGATCGCCGATCACCTGCTTCAGCGTTTCCAGATGGTCGGGATTGACCAGGTAGCTGGAGACGTACTGCAGCGACTGCCCGCCGCTCGGATCGCCCTGCGCCGCCTGCTGTGCGTACAGGTGGGCAGCGGGGGCGACGTCACCCAGCCACAGGTGGATGCGCGCCTGCTGCCCGAGGCTGCTCAGCGCCAGCTGGTCGGGATCGGCGGTGCCGCTTTTCACCCGATCGATCACCTGCTGGAACGCCGCCAGCGCCTGTTCAAGTTCGGCTTTAGGCGGATGCTCGGCGGCGGGGGCCGCTTCACCCGATTCATTCACCGGCGTACCGTGGTCAGCCATCAACACCCGCCCAAGTGAATACTGCGCCCGCAGCCCCCAGTCGCCCTGTTCGGCGGCCGGGAGCTTCAGCACCTGCTGGAAATAGTCTGTGGCGCGCGGATCGTGGCTGGCGAAAGCGACGGCGCCCAGTTGATAAAAGCGTGCAGCGTTGGACAACCCCTGAGTATTGACGGCGTCAGCCTCTTCCACCGTTTTGGCGGCGCGCATTTTGCCGATCGCCACCGTTTCCGGCGATTGCGGCATCGGTTTCGGCGGCATCGGCGGCGGCGGGGCTTGCCAGCGCGGCAGCTGTTTATCCGCCGGCACCAGCCGGCCGGCTTCGAAGGCGAAATTGCCCTCCGGCATATACAGCAGGGTGCCGTTGCGGTCGATCAGCAGCCGGTTAGGGAAATCCGGGCCGCAGGCATAGCCGCTCAGCGGCAGCGCCAGCGCGGCGCCGATCAGCATGGCCAGCGGAAGAAGGCGGCGGGTGTTCCGTGCCGCGCGCGTATCAAGGTGTGACAAGGGTGCCTCCTGGCGTCAGTTGTTGGCAGCGCAGCCAGCCCAACGGCCGGGATTGCCCGGCGCGCAGCTGATCGCCGCTGATGCGAATAAAGCGTTGCCGCTGCGGTGCGGATTCCAGCCGGTAGTTGCCGACCGCGTCCGCCGCCAGGCAGTCGTCGGCGCGGATGGCCACCTCTTGCGGCAGCGGGGCGTCCACCAGCCCGTTGTTATGAATTATCAGATCATACAGCCCGTTTTGCTGTGGCTGAGGCCTAAATTTTACCTGCCAGTCGACGTTCAGCGGCTGCCGTTCGATCACCGCTCGCAGCGTGGCGAGCGACCAGGCGCGCCGATCGTCCGCCAGCGGCAAGCGGAACCAGATAATGCCGCGCAGCCGGGGCGGCGTTTGCTGCGCCAGCGTCTGCAGAAAATCGGCGATCTGCTGCGGCGCGACCGTCAGCTCGCGGCCGTTGCCCGCCACGCGCAGCGAGGACTCGCTCTCCACCTGCGCGCCCTGCGCATCAAACCCCAGCAGCGCCATGCCGTAGGCCGGCAGCGCGACGCGAAACGGCTTCGGTGTGACGGAGGCGTACTGCCGCACCCAGCGCAGCGCCAAGGAGCCGTCAAACAGCCCCTGCTGCGGCGAGAGCACCGCGTGCACCTGCAGGACGGAGCTGTCGGCCTGTTGCAGTACGCCGGGCAGGTCGGGCGAGCCGATCCAGGCCGGCAGGGCGGTGATGCCGAGCTGCAAAGCGGCGGGCAGCCGTTGGCGCAGTTGCTGCAGAAAGCGTTGGTAGTCCGGCAGGCGGGCGGTGGCGGCGTCATGATCGATCTCGACGCCGGTGACGGGCAGCCCGGCCGCCTGCCAGCGTTGGGTGAGCGCCAGCAGGCGCTGGATAATGGCCTCTTGGTCCAGCTGCGGCAGCTGGCCGTCGAGGCGCGCCACCAGCCAGAGCGGGCGGCCGTCCTGCCGCAGCAGGTTGAGATCGGCCGGGATCTCCCGCCAGCCCTCGCGCGGATGTACCTGCAGCGCCAGCACGCGCAGCCCACCGAACAGATCGCGGCTGTGTGCCAGCGCATCGGCGTGCTGCGGCGTCCAGACCCGCTGCCAGATATAAACCTGCTGATCCCAGCCTGAGGCCAGGCGCAGCGCCTGCTGGCGCCCGAGGAACGCGGCCGCCAGCCCCAGCGCAATCAAGACCAGCGCCGCCAGCCGGCGTTTCATTTTTGCCAGAGATCGCCCTGCGGTGCGAAGCCGCAGGCGCGCATGAAGTTATCGACTTCCCCGCGTTCGCGCGGCGCCAGGCCGGCGGTCGACAGCTGCCAGTGGGCGATCTGCGGCAGCTGACGCTGCGCATCCTGCACCAGGTAAAGACCGACGCCGCGGCGGCGCGTCACTTCGCGTACCAGCAGGTCCTGCAGCTCGGCGCGGTCGTTCTGCAGCGCGATTTTCACCGCCCCCAGCAGCCGCTCGTTGAAGCGGGCGGCGAACAGCGCCTTGCCGTCGCTCAGCCAGCTCTGCCACTGTTCCGGCTGCTGGTGCGGCCAAATTTTACCGAGGTCGATAAGGTCTTGCGGGGACAGCGCGGTCAGGCGCTCGATGGTCAGTTTCATGCAGAATTTCCGCGCAGCTAAATGATGCCGACAGTGTAATAGATCTTGTGCAGAGCGTTGTGTAAGTTTTTCTGTACGATTACTGTGCAATATGTTTTTTGCACGGGGCATTTTCCGAGTAAATAGTTAGTAAACGGATTGTTAACCAGCACAACGCACTACGCCTCAAGGTAAAGAGCGCAGGTTTAATTCGAATTTTATCCTGTTTACACCGCTTGTTTCTGCCTGATGAAGTTGATTTGCAGAAGAAAATTCCTGTTTAATGGCATGAAAAATAAAGTCTTATTAGAAAATAATGCCGACAAAGCGCCTAAATCATTATTACTTATAACAAAAGCGGTCAATAACGATCCGGTGCAGGCAAACACAACAGGTACGTTCACAACGACAGATGGGGATTCGCGGATGAAATTAACAACAGGTAAGGCACTGCTGGCGGGTTGTATTGCGATGGCCATGAGCCAGGCGGCCATGGCGAAAGACATCAAGGTGGCGATCGTCGGGGCGATGTCCGGCCCGGTCGCGCAGTATGGCGACATGGAGTTTACCGGCGCGCGCCAGGCGATTGCCGACATCAACGCCAAGGGCGGCATCAAGGGCGACAAGCTGGTCGGTGTGGAATACGACGACGCCTGCGACCCGAAACAGGCGGTTGCGGTCGCCAACAAGGTGATCAACGACGGCATTCGCTACGTGATCGGCCACCTGTGCTCCTCGTCCACCCAGCCGGCGTCCGATATTTATGAAGACGAAGGCGTGATCATGATTACCCCGGCGGCCACCAACGCCGATCTGACCACCCGCGGCTACAAGATGATCATGCGCACCACCGGCCTGGACTCGGATCAGGGCCCGACCGCTGCCAAATACATCCTCAGCGACATCAAGCCGAAGCGCATCGCCGTGGTGCACGACAAGCAGCAATATGGCGAAGGCCTGGCGCGCTCGGTGCGCGACAGCCTGAAAAAACAGGGCACCGAAGTGGCGATGTTCGAAGGCATCACCGCCGGCGACAAAGACTTCTCCACCCTGGTGGCGCGCCTGAAGAAAGAGAATATCGACTTCGTGTATTTCGGCGGTTACTACCCGGAAATGGGCCAGATCCTGCGTCAGGCCAAGCAGGCCGGGTTGACCACCCGCTTCATGGGGCCGGAAGGCGTGGGCAACTCCTCGCTGTCCAACATCGCCGGAGCCGCTTCGGAAGGCATGCTGGTGACGTTGCCGAAACGCTACGATCAGGTGCCTGCCAACCAGCCGATCGTCGATGCGTTGAAAGCCAAGAAGCTGGATCCGACCGGCCCGTTCGTCTGGACCACCTATGCCGCGCTGCAGTCGCTGACCACCGGCATGGAGCGCAGCGGCAGCCAGGAGCCGGCGGACATCGTCAAGGATCTGAAAACCGGCAAGCCGGTGGAGACCGTGATGGGGCCGCTGAGCTGGGATGACAAGGGCGATCTGAAAGGCTTCGAGTTCGGCGTGTTCGAATGGCATGCCAACGGCACGTCCACACCGATCAAATAAGCCATAATGATTAGGGTGGGGCGCAGCCCGCTGCGCCCGGCGGGTCGGCTTGCCGGCCCCGTCTCCCTTTACCCGCCGGTTCTCCGCCGGCGGGTTTCGCAGCCAAGGGTTCAGAGTATGTCAGAGCAGCTCCTCTATTTTCTGCAGCAGATGTTCAACGGCTTAACGTTGGGCAGCACCTATGCATTGATCGCCATCGGTTACACCATGGTTTACGGCATTATCGGCATGATCAACTTCGCCCACGGCGAGGTGTACATGATCGGCAGCTATGTCTCCTTTATCGTTATCGCCGCCCTGATGATGCTCGGCATTGACGTCGGCTGGTTGCTGATCGGCGCCGCGTTCCTGGTCTCGATCGTCATCGCCAGCGCCTACGGCTGGAGCATCGAGCGGGTGGCCTACAAGCCGGTGCGCAACTCCAAGCGCCTGATTGCGCTGATCTCGGCCATCGGCATGTCGATATTCCTGCAAAACTACGTCAGCCTGACGCAGGGCTCACGCGATCTGGCGCTGCCCAGCCTGGTGACCGGCCAGTGGGTGCTGGGGGAAAGCAACGGCTTCGCCGCCACCATCAGCACCATGCAGCTGACCATCTGGCTCGTGACCTTCCTGGCGATGCTGGCGCTGACGCTGTTTATCCGCTATTCGCGCATGGGCCGCGCCTGCCGCGCCTGTGCGGAAGACCTGAAGATGGCCAGCCTGCTGGGCATCAACACTGACCGGGTGATCTCGCTGACCTTCGTCATCGGGGCGGTGATGGCGGCGGTGGCCGGGGTGTTGCTCGGCCAGTTCTACGGCGTCATCAACCCCTACATCGGCTTTATGGCCGGCATGAAAGCCTTCACCGCCGCGGTCCTGGGCGGCATCGGCAGCATTCCCGGCGCGATGATCGGCGGCCTGGTGCTGGGCGTGGCGGAAGCGCTGACCTCCGCCTATCTCAGCACCGAATACAAAGACGTGGTGTCGTTCGCGTTGCTGATCGTGGTGCTGCTGATCATGCCGACCGGCATCCTCGGGCGTCCGGAGGTTGAGAAAGTATGAAACTCAATCTGC comes from Serratia sarumanii and encodes:
- a CDS encoding DUF3142 domain-containing protein, encoding MKRRLAALVLIALGLAAAFLGRQQALRLASGWDQQVYIWQRVWTPQHADALAHSRDLFGGLRVLALQVHPREGWREIPADLNLLRQDGRPLWLVARLDGQLPQLDQEAIIQRLLALTQRWQAAGLPVTGVEIDHDAATARLPDYQRFLQQLRQRLPAALQLGITALPAWIGSPDLPGVLQQADSSVLQVHAVLSPQQGLFDGSLALRWVRQYASVTPKPFRVALPAYGMALLGFDAQGAQVESESSLRVAGNGRELTVAPQQIADFLQTLAQQTPPRLRGIIWFRLPLADDRRAWSLATLRAVIERQPLNVDWQVKFRPQPQQNGLYDLIIHNNGLVDAPLPQEVAIRADDCLAADAVGNYRLESAPQRQRFIRISGDQLRAGQSRPLGWLRCQQLTPGGTLVTP
- the panM gene encoding aspartate 1-decarboxylase autocleavage activator PanM — translated: MKLTIERLTALSPQDLIDLGKIWPHQQPEQWQSWLSDGKALFAARFNERLLGAVKIALQNDRAELQDLLVREVTRRRGVGLYLVQDAQRQLPQIAHWQLSTAGLAPRERGEVDNFMRACGFAPQGDLWQK
- a CDS encoding branched-chain amino acid ABC transporter substrate-binding protein; this encodes MKLTTGKALLAGCIAMAMSQAAMAKDIKVAIVGAMSGPVAQYGDMEFTGARQAIADINAKGGIKGDKLVGVEYDDACDPKQAVAVANKVINDGIRYVIGHLCSSSTQPASDIYEDEGVIMITPAATNADLTTRGYKMIMRTTGLDSDQGPTAAKYILSDIKPKRIAVVHDKQQYGEGLARSVRDSLKKQGTEVAMFEGITAGDKDFSTLVARLKKENIDFVYFGGYYPEMGQILRQAKQAGLTTRFMGPEGVGNSSLSNIAGAASEGMLVTLPKRYDQVPANQPIVDALKAKKLDPTGPFVWTTYAALQSLTTGMERSGSQEPADIVKDLKTGKPVETVMGPLSWDDKGDLKGFEFGVFEWHANGTSTPIK
- the livH gene encoding high-affinity branched-chain amino acid ABC transporter permease LivH produces the protein MSEQLLYFLQQMFNGLTLGSTYALIAIGYTMVYGIIGMINFAHGEVYMIGSYVSFIVIAALMMLGIDVGWLLIGAAFLVSIVIASAYGWSIERVAYKPVRNSKRLIALISAIGMSIFLQNYVSLTQGSRDLALPSLVTGQWVLGESNGFAATISTMQLTIWLVTFLAMLALTLFIRYSRMGRACRACAEDLKMASLLGINTDRVISLTFVIGAVMAAVAGVLLGQFYGVINPYIGFMAGMKAFTAAVLGGIGSIPGAMIGGLVLGVAEALTSAYLSTEYKDVVSFALLIVVLLIMPTGILGRPEVEKV